The proteins below come from a single Prolixibacter sp. NT017 genomic window:
- the zwf gene encoding glucose-6-phosphate dehydrogenase — translation MNTPESHILVIFGASGDLTKRKLIPAICKLHNGKRLPEKFAILGASRTEMTDEEFRESVTDFLPKDDDQCKCDEFLEKLYYQPLGTADADEYGKLKDRLEELKKKLDIPGNYIFYLSTPPKLYGVIPANLASVGLNQQEDGYTRLIVEKPFGNNLETAQKLNKELLNYFDEKQIYRIDHYLGKETVQNMLVARFSNGIFEPIWNRNFIERVEISSAESLGVEGRGGYYDQSGAMRDMVQNHLLQLVGMVGMEPPVVAEADAIRNETLKVFQSLRPLEPEEIRSNVIRGQYMESRIKNEPVKGYRGEKGVDPESRTETFLAMKFYIDNWRWAGVPFYLRTGKKLPTRVTEVVIKFRPTPHHLFQEDGMTAHVTNQLIIRIQPDEGILLKFGLKEPGAGFRVQPVNMDFHYSDLSDVELPTAYERLLLDCMMGDQTLYLRGDAVEAAWRFVQPILNAWEENPSLPIYGYPAGSWGPQEADDLIEGEDTWRYPCKNLSDDGTYCEL, via the coding sequence ATGAATACACCCGAATCACATATTCTAGTCATATTCGGTGCATCAGGCGATTTAACCAAAAGAAAACTGATCCCGGCTATATGCAAGTTGCATAACGGTAAAAGATTGCCGGAAAAGTTTGCCATTCTGGGCGCCAGTCGTACTGAAATGACCGATGAGGAATTCCGCGAAAGCGTTACCGATTTCCTGCCGAAGGACGATGACCAGTGCAAATGCGATGAGTTCCTCGAAAAACTCTATTATCAACCACTGGGAACCGCTGATGCCGATGAGTACGGTAAACTGAAGGACCGGTTGGAAGAGCTGAAAAAAAAGCTGGATATTCCCGGCAATTATATTTTCTACCTCTCCACTCCGCCTAAGTTATACGGAGTAATCCCGGCCAATCTGGCATCGGTTGGTTTAAATCAACAGGAAGATGGTTATACCCGGTTGATTGTGGAAAAACCTTTCGGGAATAATCTGGAAACAGCACAAAAGCTGAACAAGGAACTGCTCAACTACTTCGATGAAAAGCAGATTTACCGTATTGACCACTATTTGGGTAAAGAAACCGTCCAGAACATGTTAGTGGCCCGCTTCTCCAACGGAATTTTCGAGCCGATTTGGAATCGGAACTTCATAGAGCGCGTGGAAATTTCTTCCGCTGAAAGTCTGGGAGTGGAAGGAAGGGGCGGTTACTACGACCAATCCGGTGCCATGCGCGACATGGTTCAGAATCACCTCCTGCAATTGGTCGGAATGGTCGGAATGGAACCTCCCGTGGTGGCTGAAGCAGATGCCATTCGTAACGAAACGCTGAAAGTTTTCCAGTCACTCAGACCACTCGAGCCTGAAGAAATTCGCTCAAATGTGATTCGCGGCCAGTACATGGAGTCGCGTATCAAGAATGAGCCGGTCAAAGGCTACCGGGGCGAGAAAGGAGTCGATCCTGAATCGCGGACAGAGACCTTCCTGGCAATGAAATTTTACATTGACAACTGGCGCTGGGCCGGCGTTCCTTTTTATCTCCGTACCGGGAAAAAATTACCAACGCGTGTAACCGAAGTCGTCATTAAATTCCGTCCTACACCACATCACCTTTTCCAGGAGGACGGAATGACTGCCCATGTCACCAACCAGTTGATCATTCGCATACAGCCCGATGAAGGCATTCTGCTCAAGTTCGGATTGAAGGAACCGGGAGCCGGCTTCCGGGTTCAGCCGGTGAATATGGATTTCCACTACAGCGATTTATCGGATGTAGAATTGCCAACCGCTTACGAGCGTCTTTTACTCGATTGCATGATGGGCGACCAAACACTTTATCTGCGCGGCGATGCAGTAGAAGCAGCGTGGAGATTCGTTCAGCCCATTCTCAATGCCTGGGAAGAAAATCCGTCACTTCCGATTTATGGATATCCGGCCGGTTCGTGGGGACCGCAGGAAGCCGACGACCTGATTGAAGGCGAAGATACCTGGCGGTATCCATGTAAAAATCTTTCCGACGACGGAACTTATTGCGAATTGTAA